Proteins from a single region of Primulina tabacum isolate GXHZ01 chromosome 5, ASM2559414v2, whole genome shotgun sequence:
- the LOC142545693 gene encoding iron-sulfur cluster co-chaperone protein HscB homolog isoform X1, producing the protein MWRKQTLDSLRMINSTKFPFPLSDSLCFNLFYRNTSALRSSSSSFTERFGGSPFLSARTSFFPNPKILFGAKWIDILNFDHTRCFFCSESGSTEKLRRCWNCDAEGANTTPFLFCHTCRSVQPVDVSIDYFQIFGMARDYNVEVGELEREYKNWQRKLHPDLVHSKTQTEREYAAEQSARVIDAYRTLADPLTRAIYMMKLEGLIVDEEERITDLELLAEIMELREAVEEAEDTEALIQIQAQLQEKLQYWSNSFEDALRSKKYEDAHSSIRRMTYYKRANEEIIKKL; encoded by the exons ATGTGGAGAAAGCAGACTTTAGATTCTCTGCGGATGATCAATTCAACGAAATTCCCTTTTCCACTATCAGATTCTCTATGTTTTAATCTCTTTTATCGTAATACCTCTGCTTTACGTTCTTCATCTTCTAGTTTCACTGAGAGATTTGGTGGAAGCCCCTTTCTTTCTGCCAGAACGTCGTTTTTTCCGAACCCAAAGATTTTATTTGGTGCGAAATGGATCGATATCTTAAATTTTGATCATACTAGGTGCTTTTTCTGCTCCGAGTCGGGATCCACTGAAAAACTCCGGCGCTGCTGGAATTGTGACGCCGAGGGTGCGAATACGACTCCGTTTCTGTTCTGTCATACTTGTCGCAGTGTTCAACCggttgatgtctccattgattACTTCCAAATTTTCGGAAT GGCGAGGGATTACAATGTTGAGGTAGGAGAGTTGGAGAGGGAGTATAAGAACTGGCAAAGGAAACTGCATCCTGATCTAGTTCATTCAAAAACCCAG ACAGAAAGGGAGTATGCAGCCGAACAGTCTGCACGGGTGATAGATGCATATCGAACACTTGCCGACCCATTGACAAGAGCAATCTACATG ATGAAGTTAGAAGGCCTGATTGTGGATGAGGAAGAAAGGATAACAGACCTGGAGCTCCTAGCTGAG ATCATGGAATTAAGGGAAGCTGTTGAAGAAGCAGAAGACACTGAGGCATTAATTCAGATCCAGGCTCAG TTGCAGGAGAAATTGCAATATTGGTCTAACTCATTTGAAGATGCGTTAAGGAGTAAAAAATATGAAGATGCGCATTCTTCAATTCGAAGAATGACTTACTACAAACGTGCAAATGAGGAAATTATAAAGAAGCTTTAG
- the LOC142545693 gene encoding iron-sulfur cluster co-chaperone protein HscB homolog isoform X2, which yields MWRKQTLDSLRMINSTKFPFPLSDSLCFNLFYRNTSALRSSSSSFTERFGGSPFLSARTSFFPNPKILFGAKWIDILNFDHTRCFFCSESGSTEKLRRCWNCDAEGANTTPFLFCHTCRSVQPVDVSIDYFQIFGMARDYNVEVGELEREYKNWQRKLHPDLVHSKTQTEREYAAEQSARVIDAYRTLADPLTRAIYMMKLEGLIVDEEERITDLELLAERSFHGNCFALIICGLACRSWN from the exons ATGTGGAGAAAGCAGACTTTAGATTCTCTGCGGATGATCAATTCAACGAAATTCCCTTTTCCACTATCAGATTCTCTATGTTTTAATCTCTTTTATCGTAATACCTCTGCTTTACGTTCTTCATCTTCTAGTTTCACTGAGAGATTTGGTGGAAGCCCCTTTCTTTCTGCCAGAACGTCGTTTTTTCCGAACCCAAAGATTTTATTTGGTGCGAAATGGATCGATATCTTAAATTTTGATCATACTAGGTGCTTTTTCTGCTCCGAGTCGGGATCCACTGAAAAACTCCGGCGCTGCTGGAATTGTGACGCCGAGGGTGCGAATACGACTCCGTTTCTGTTCTGTCATACTTGTCGCAGTGTTCAACCggttgatgtctccattgattACTTCCAAATTTTCGGAAT GGCGAGGGATTACAATGTTGAGGTAGGAGAGTTGGAGAGGGAGTATAAGAACTGGCAAAGGAAACTGCATCCTGATCTAGTTCATTCAAAAACCCAG ACAGAAAGGGAGTATGCAGCCGAACAGTCTGCACGGGTGATAGATGCATATCGAACACTTGCCGACCCATTGACAAGAGCAATCTACATG ATGAAGTTAGAAGGCCTGATTGTGGATGAGGAAGAAAGGATAACAGACCTGGAGCTCCTAGCTGAG AGGAGCTTTCATGGAAACTGCTTTGCACTAATAATTTGTGGATTGGCATGCAGATCATGGAATTAA
- the LOC142545693 gene encoding iron-sulfur cluster co-chaperone protein HscB homolog isoform X3 has protein sequence MWRKQTLDSLRMINSTKFPFPLSDSLCFNLFYRNTSALRSSSSSFTERFGGSPFLSARTSFFPNPKILFGAKWIDILNFDHTRCFFCSESGSTEKLRRCWNCDAEGANTTPFLFCHTCRSVQPVDVSIDYFQIFGMARDYNVEVGELEREYKNWQRKLHPDLVHSKTQTEREYAAEQSARVIDAYRTLADPLTRAIYMMKLEGLIVDEEERITDLELLAEVDWHADHGIKGSC, from the exons ATGTGGAGAAAGCAGACTTTAGATTCTCTGCGGATGATCAATTCAACGAAATTCCCTTTTCCACTATCAGATTCTCTATGTTTTAATCTCTTTTATCGTAATACCTCTGCTTTACGTTCTTCATCTTCTAGTTTCACTGAGAGATTTGGTGGAAGCCCCTTTCTTTCTGCCAGAACGTCGTTTTTTCCGAACCCAAAGATTTTATTTGGTGCGAAATGGATCGATATCTTAAATTTTGATCATACTAGGTGCTTTTTCTGCTCCGAGTCGGGATCCACTGAAAAACTCCGGCGCTGCTGGAATTGTGACGCCGAGGGTGCGAATACGACTCCGTTTCTGTTCTGTCATACTTGTCGCAGTGTTCAACCggttgatgtctccattgattACTTCCAAATTTTCGGAAT GGCGAGGGATTACAATGTTGAGGTAGGAGAGTTGGAGAGGGAGTATAAGAACTGGCAAAGGAAACTGCATCCTGATCTAGTTCATTCAAAAACCCAG ACAGAAAGGGAGTATGCAGCCGAACAGTCTGCACGGGTGATAGATGCATATCGAACACTTGCCGACCCATTGACAAGAGCAATCTACATG ATGAAGTTAGAAGGCCTGATTGTGGATGAGGAAGAAAGGATAACAGACCTGGAGCTCCTAGCTGAG GTGGATTGGCATGCAGATCATGGAATTAAGGGAAGCTGTTGA
- the LOC142545694 gene encoding fasciclin-like arabinogalactan protein 17, which translates to MFYQTQPTSQSPPTKDTFFHIYQEERKKEIAWIERSTFLPSPGMDYHIYGVPNLLFLALFTLLTAIASALPGSLPAMTSAVSNSAAQINSNSVLVALLDSRYTELSELVEKAMLLQTLEEAVSKHNITIFAPRNEALERDLDPDFKRFLLEPGNLRSLQNLILFHMIPSRVESRHWPGEAKNPTVHTSLCRDAGDEKIQVIEKNGMKLVSMTKVIKGDDIIRPDGIIHGIEKLLIPKSVQQDYNNRRSLRETSAVLPEGAPEVDPRTNRLKKPAPPVPVGDPPVLPISDALAPGPSLAPAPAPGPGRPHHHFDGESQVKDFIQTLLHYGGYNEMADILVNLTSLASEMGRLVSEGYVLTVLAPNDEAMAKLTTDQLSEPGAPEQIMYYHMIPEYQTEESMYNAVRRFGKVKYDTLRLPLKVPAEEADGSVKFGLGEGSAYLFDPDIYTDGRISVQGIDGVLFPSEETKDVPRVGSVAKVVSTPRRGKLMEIACTLLGAFGRETHLSSCH; encoded by the exons ATGTTCTACCAAACACAGCCCACCTCACAGTCACCACCGACAAAAGATACGttctttcacatttaccaagaggaaagaaagaaagaaatagcCTGGATTGAGAGATCCACATTTCTTCCCTCTCCAGGCATGGATTACCATATCTATGGGGTTCCTAATCTACTTTTCCTGGCCCTTTTCACTCTCCTTACCGCCATAGCTTCTGCATTGCCGGGAAGTTTGCCGGCAATGACTTCCGCGGTCTCAAATTCTGCCGCACAGATCAACTCCAACTCGGTTCTTGTAGCCCTTCTGGATTCTCGCTACACTGAGCTCTCAGAGCTGGTGGAGAAGGCGATGTTGCTTCAGACTCTTGAAGAAGCTGTATCAAAGCATAATATTACCATCTTTGCTCCGAGAAACGAGGCTCTAGAGCGGGATCTGGATCCCGATTTCAAGCGCTTTTTGCTCGAGCCTGGGAATCTGAGATCCCTTCAGAATTTGATTCTTTTCCATATGATTCCAAGTCGGGTTGAGTCCAGACATTGGCCGGGGGAGGCGAAAAATCCTACCGTTCATACCAGTCTTTGCCGCGATGCAGGTGATGAAAAAATTCAGGTGATCGAGAAAAATGGGATGAAGCTCGTGAGCATGACGAAGGTCATCAAAGGAGACGATATAATTCGGCCCGATGGAATAATTCACGGTATTGAAAAACTGTTGATTCCTAAATCCGTCCAACAAGACTACAATAACCGGCGGAGTTTGAGGGAGACCTCCGCCGTGCTGCCTGAGGGTGCACCGGAAGTCGACCCAAGAACAAATAGATTAAAGAAACCCGCGCCGCCTGTACCTGTCGGCGATCCTCCGGTTCTGCCCATTTCCGACGCTTTGGCCCCCGGTCCATCACTTGCACCGGCACCTGCTCCAGGACCCGGCAGGCCACACCACCACTTCGACGGAGAATCGCAGGTGAAGGATTTTATCCAGACTCTCCTGCATTACGGTGGGTACAACGAAATGGCTGATATATTAGTGAATCTCACCTCATTAGCTTCCGAGATGGGAAGATTGGTGTCCGAAGGCTACGTGCTTACAGTTTTGGCACCAAATGATGAAGCCATGGCTAAGCTGACCACGGACCAGTTAAGCGAACCCGGGGCCCCGGAGCAAATCATGTATTATCATATGATTCCCGAGTACCAGACAGAGGAAAGCATGTATAATGCGGTGAGGAGATTTGGGAAAGTCAAATATGATACTTTGCGGCTGCCGCTTAAGGTGCCGGCCGAGGAGGCTGATGGGTCGGTGAAATTCGGGCTAGGAGAAGGATCCGCATATCTATTCGACCCGGATATATACACAGATGGGAGGATTTCAGTTCAGGGTATTGATGGGGTTTTGTTTCCGTCAGAGGAAACCAAGGATGTCCCTAGAGTTGGTTCTGTTGCTAAGGTTGTTTCTACGCCAAGGAGAG GGAAGTTGATGGAAATTGCATGTACACTGCTTGGGGCTTTTGGACGGGAGACTCATCTTTCAAGCTGTCACTAA